A stretch of the Fusobacterium varium genome encodes the following:
- a CDS encoding autotransporter domain-containing protein, producing MISSNLSGYDEDVKAVFFGADKALSETQRIGAIANVGTLESKYDINNAKREDTFFQGNIYHTYNKNNFSLTNNLFAGVSSGEFERDIRFVDVEGHSKGDLDNKWIGVQNIASYKFDTDYFFFKPKLEANFTYLMQDS from the coding sequence ATAATATCTTCAAATCTTTCAGGATATGATGAAGATGTTAAAGCAGTATTCTTTGGAGCTGATAAAGCATTATCAGAAACTCAAAGAATAGGAGCAATAGCTAATGTTGGAACTCTTGAAAGTAAATATGATATAAACAATGCTAAGAGAGAAGATACATTCTTCCAAGGAAATATCTACCATACATACAACAAAAATAACTTTAGCTTAACTAATAACTTATTTGCTGGTGTTAGTTCAGGAGAATTTGAAAGAGATATAAGATTTGTAGATGTTGAAGGACATTCTAAAGGAGATTTAGATAATAAGTGGATTGGAGTTCAAAATATAGCTTCATATAAATTTGATACTGATTACTTCTTCTTCAAGCCAAAATTAGAAGCTAACTTTACTTATCTAATGCAAGATTCTTAA